In the genome of Candidatus Eisenbacteria bacterium, the window TGGGCACAGTCGTTTCTGATCGGACTCGCCCAGTCACTCGCGCTGGTGCCCGGCGTTTCGCGCAGCGGGGTCACGCTCACCGCGGGCCGCGCGCTCGGTCTGTCGCGCCTCTCGGCGGCACGGTTCTCGTTCCTGCTCGCGACCCCGATCACGTTCGGCGCCGGAGTACTCGAGCTGCGGCACCTCGACCATTCGATCCCGCTCGGCACGCTGGGAATCGGAGTCGGCGCGGCTGCGCTCACCGGCTTCCTTGCCATCCGTGGCCTCCTCGCCTGGCTGTCTCGCGCCGGACTGTTCGCGTTCTTCGCCTACCGCGTCGCGTTCGCGGTGCTGCTGATCGTCTTCGCTCTCCGCGGTCGCTGATCCGCTCGGCGCTCCGTCACGACGGTCGCGGCGCGCGCCGGTGCAGCTTGTCCGCAAAGTAGCGATGAAGTCGGTCCCGCAAATGGATCCGTGCACGGTGCAACCGCGACTTGACCGCCGGCACCGTCAGCTCGAGCGCCTCTGCGACCTCGGTGTTCGACAGTCCCTCGACGTCCCGCATCACGAAGACCGTTCGCAATTCGGGCGACAGCTGATCCACACCCTCCTGCATGACGGCGCGCGTCTCGGAGTCGAGCAGTTCCTCGAGCGGCTGCGCGGACCAGTCCGCGATGGCGAGCGGCTCCGCGCCCTCCTCACGACTCTGCGACTGCTCGTACGAGACGTGTCCCTCGCGCCGGCGTCGGATTTTCATCAGTGCGGCGTTGGTCGCGATGCGGTAGAGCCAGGTCGAGAAGGTCGACTCGGCCTTGAAGTTCTTGAGCCCCTTGAATGCGGAGAGAAACGCATCCTGAAGCGCTTCGGCCGCATCCTCGTCATTGCGCAGGATCTTCGCGGTGAGCCGGTAGACGCGATCCTGGTAGCGTCGCACCAGCTCGTCGAACGCGCGCGTTTCGCCCTGCTGCGCGTGTTGCACCAGTTCGCTGTCGGGCAGCGCCTGCAGCTCGGCCGCGCTCGGCGGTTTCAGCTCCGACACGTTGAAACCTCCCCGACCTCGGCCGCGACCGACGCATCGCGGTGCACCAATTCACCGGCGAGCAACGTGGCGAGCGGCCGTGCGGCCGCCAGCGAGTCGCCCGCGGCCGCGAACAGATCGCGATCCCACACCACCAGATCGCCATGAGCACCGGGCTCCAGCCGACCGCCCTGGCGGCCGCGGCCGTCGAGCGCTGCCGGGCCGCGTGTGAATCCGACCAGTGCGCGCTCGAGGTCGAGTCGCTGCGCGGGCGACATCACCGACTCGTCGGAAGTGCCGGGAGCGCGACGCGCGACGCATGCGAACAGTCCGCCG includes:
- a CDS encoding sigma-70 family RNA polymerase sigma factor: MSELKPPSAAELQALPDSELVQHAQQGETRAFDELVRRYQDRVYRLTAKILRNDEDAAEALQDAFLSAFKGLKNFKAESTFSTWLYRIATNAALMKIRRRREGHVSYEQSQSREEGAEPLAIADWSAQPLEELLDSETRAVMQEGVDQLSPELRTVFVMRDVEGLSNTEVAEALELTVPAVKSRLHRARIHLRDRLHRYFADKLHRRAPRPS